The proteins below come from a single Microtus ochrogaster isolate Prairie Vole_2 chromosome 8, MicOch1.0, whole genome shotgun sequence genomic window:
- the Atxn2l gene encoding ataxin-2-like protein isoform X12 — translation MSTEGERGQSTGKGPPQSPVFEGVYNNSRMLHFLTAVVGSTCDVKVKNGTTYEGIFKTLSSKFELAVDAVHRKASEPAGGPRREDIVDTMVFKPSDVLLVHFRNVDFNYATKDKFTDSAIAMNSKVNGEHKEKVLQRWEGGDSNSDDYDLESDMSNGWDPNEMFKFNEENYGVKTTYDSSLSSYTVPLEKDNSEEFRQRELRAAQLAREIESSPQYRLRIAMENDDGRTEEEKHSAVQRQGSGRESPSLVSREGKYIPLPQRVREGPRGGVRCSGSRGGRPGLSSLPPRGPHHLDNSSPGPGSETRGINGGPSRMSPKAQRPLRGAKTLSSPNNRPSGEASVPPAPAALPFLPVGRMYPPRSPKSAAPAPVSASCPEPPIGSAVVSSASIPVTSSVVDPGAGSISPASPKISLAPTDVKELSTKEPSRTLEAQELARIAGKVPGLQNEQKRFQLEELRKFGAQFKLQPSSSPETGLDPFPSRILKEEAKGKEKEVDGLLTSDPMGSPVSSKTESILDKEDKPPLAAVGGTEGPEQLPPSCPSQTGSPPVGLIKGDDKEEGPVTEQVKKSTLNPNAKEFNPTKPLLSVNKSTSTPTSPGPRTHSTPSIPVLTAGQSGLYSPQYISYIPQIHMGPAVQAPQMYPYPVSNSVPGQQGKYRGAKGSLPPQRSDQHQPASAPPMMQAAAAAAGPPLVAATPYSSYIPYNPQQFPGQPAMMQPMAHYPSQPVFAPMLQSNPRMLTSGSHPQAIVSSSTPQYPSAEQPTPQALYATVHQSYPHHATQLHGHQPQPATTPTGSQPQSQHAAPSPVQHQAGQAPHLGSGQPQQNLYHPGALTGTPPSLPPGPSAQSPQSSFPQPAAVYAIHPHQQLPHGFTNMAHVTQAHVQTGVTAAPPPHPGAPHPPQVMLLHPPQGHGGPPQGAVPPSGVPALSASTPSPYPYIGHPQVCRVGRSHSRRRQGLAPGSVLCFPPSSLSCDPAAPLPTASPALSDPDCLLT, via the exons gtgtttgaaggtgtttACAATAACTCCAGGATGCTGCATTTCCTGACTGCTGTGGTG GGTTCTACTTGTGATGTAAAGGTGAAAAATGGCACCACTTATGAGGGCATTTTCAAAACCCTGAGCTCAAAG TTTGAGCTGGCAGTAGACGCTGTACACCGGAAAGCATCTGAGCCAGCAGGTGGGCCTCGGCGGGAAGACATTGTGGACACCATGGTGTTTAAACCAAGTGATGTTCTGCTTGTTCACTTCCGGAATGTTGACTTCAATTATGCTACGAAAG ACAAGTTCACTGACTCAGCCATCGCCATGAACTCTAAGGTGAACGGAGAACACAAGGAGAAGGTGCTACAACGTTGGGAGGGCGGCGACAGCAACAGCGATGACTACGATCTGGAATCTGATATG TCCAATGGATGGGATCCCAATGAGATGTTCAAATTTAACGAAGAGAACTATGGCGTAAAGACCACCTATGATAGCAGTTTATCTTCTTACAC GGTTCCCTTGGAAAAGGACAACTCAGAAGAGTTTCGGCAGCGAGAGCTGCGTGCAGCCCAGTTAGCTAGAGAGATTGAGTCAAGTCCCCAGTACCGCCTACGGATTGCCATGGAAAATGATGATGGGCGAACGGAGGAGGAGAAGCACAGCGCAGTTCAGCGGCAGGGGTCTGGGCGGGAAAGCCCCAGCTTGGTGTCCAG GGAAGGGAAGTATATCCCTCTGCCTCAACGAGTTCGGGAAGGTCCCCGGGGAGGAGTTCGATGCAGCGGCTCTCGAGGAGGGCGACCTGGTCTTAGCTCTTTGCCACCTCGTGGACCTCACCATCTTGACAATAGCAGCCCTGGCCCTGGGTCTGAGACACGTGGTATCAATGGAG GCCCTTCACGCATGTCCCCCAAGGCACAGCGCCCTTTGAGAGGTGCCAAGACTTTATCTTCGCCCAACAATAGGCCTTCTGGAGAAGCTTCTGTTCCTCCAGCACCTGCAG ctctcccttttcttccagtGGGCCGGATGTACCCTCCACGGTCTCCCAAGTCTGCTGCCCCCGCCCCGGTCTCAGCTTCCTGTCCTGAGCCTCCCATTGGTTCAGCAGTagtgtcctctgcctccatccctgTGACATCATCAGTTGTGGATCCTGGAGCAGGCTCTATTTCCCCAGCATCTCCCAAAATCTCCCTGGCCCCCACAGATG TtaaagaactctcaacaaaggagcCCAGTAGGACTTTGGAGGCCCAAGAGCTGGCCCGGATAGCTGGGAAAG TCCCTGGGCTTCAGAATGAACAGAAACGATTTCAGTTGGAAGAACTGAGGAAGTTTGGGGCCCAGTTTAAG CTGCAACCTAGTAGCTCCCCTGAGACCGGCCTGGATCCATTTCCTTCCCGGATCTTAAAAGAAGAGgccaaaggaaaggagaaggaggtggaTGGCCTATTGACTTCAGATCCCATGGGATCCCCAGTCTCCTCCAAGACAGAATCCATATTGGATAAGGAAGACAAACCACCCCTGGCAGCAGTAGGGGGTACTGAGGGGCCAGAGCAGCTACCACCGTCTTGCCCCAGCCAAACTGGCAGTCCCCCAGTAGGCCTCATCAAGGGAGATGACAAAGAGGAAGGCCCTGTTACTGA ACAAGTAAAGAAGTCTACTTTGAACCCCAATGCCAAGGAGTTCAATCCAACAAAGCCTCTGCTGTCTGTG AACAAATCTACCAGTACTCCAACTTCACCAGGGCCCCGTACTCACTCAACACCTTCCATACCGGTGCTGACAGCAGGCCAGAGTGGGCTCTACAGTCCTCAGTACATCTCATATATACCTCAGATCCACATGGGACCAGCTGTGCAG GCACCTCAGATGTATCCATATCCTGTTTCCAATTCGGTGCCTGGGCAGCAGGGCAAGTACCGGGGTGCAAAAG GCTCACTTCCCCCTCAGCGCTCAGACCAACACCAGCCAGCCTCAGCCCCTCCGATGatgcaggctgctgctgctgctgctggcccacCCCTAGTGGCTGCCACACCTTATTCCTCCTACATCCCCTACAACCCACAGCAGTTCCCAGGCCAGCCTGCCATGATGCAGCCCATGGCACACTACCCTTCACAG CCGGTCTTTGCCCCTATGCTTCAAAGTAACCCACGAATGTTGACATCTGGAAGCCACCCCCAGGCCATTGTGTCATCCTCCACTCCTCAGTACCCCTCTGCAGAGCAGCCTACCCCCCAAGCCCTCTATG CCACTGTTCACCAATCCTATCCACACCATGCCACACAGCTCCATGGCCATCAGCCACAGCCGGCTACCACACCTACTGGGAGCCAGCCACAATCCCAGCATGCGGCCCCCAGTCCTGTTCAG CACCAGGCGGGGCAGGCCCCACACCTGGGCAGTGGACAGCCACAGCAGAATCTGTACCATCCAGGGGCCCTAACAGGCACACCTCCTTCTCTACCACCGGGACCTTCTGCCCAGTCCCCTCAGAGCAGCTTTCCCCAGCCAGCTGCTGTGTATGCCATCCATCCCCACCAGCAGCTGCCCCACGGCTTCACCAACATGGCCCATGTTACCCAG GCCCATGTCCAAACTGGAGTCACAGCAGCCCCGCCCCCACACCCTGGGGCACCCCACCCGCCCCAGGTGATGCTGCTGCACCCCCCCCAGGGCCATGGGGGGCCCCCCCAAGGCGCGGTGCCCCCGAGTGGGGTGCCTGCACTCTCAGCTTCCACACCCTCACCCTACCCCTACATCGGACACCCCCAAG TATGTAGGGTGGGCAGAAGCCACAGTCGCCGCCGCCAGGGGCTTGCTCCTGGCTCTGTCCTTTGCTTCCCTCCGTCCTCGCTCAGTTGTGATCCAGCAGCCCCCCTCCccactgcctccccagctctcagtGACCCCGACTGTCTCCTGACTTAG
- the Atxn2l gene encoding ataxin-2-like protein isoform X1: MLKPQPPQQTSQPQQPPPTQQAVARRPPGGTSPPNGGLPGPLPATTAPPGPPAAVSPCLGPAAAAGSGLRRGAESILAAPPPPQPGAVAIGSVRGQSTGKGPPQSPVFEGVYNNSRMLHFLTAVVGSTCDVKVKNGTTYEGIFKTLSSKFELAVDAVHRKASEPAGGPRREDIVDTMVFKPSDVLLVHFRNVDFNYATKDKFTDSAIAMNSKVNGEHKEKVLQRWEGGDSNSDDYDLESDMSNGWDPNEMFKFNEENYGVKTTYDSSLSSYTVPLEKDNSEEFRQRELRAAQLAREIESSPQYRLRIAMENDDGRTEEEKHSAVQRQGSGRESPSLVSREGKYIPLPQRVREGPRGGVRCSGSRGGRPGLSSLPPRGPHHLDNSSPGPGSETRGINGGPSRMSPKAQRPLRGAKTLSSPNNRPSGEASVPPAPAALPFLPVGRMYPPRSPKSAAPAPVSASCPEPPIGSAVVSSASIPVTSSVVDPGAGSISPASPKISLAPTDVKELSTKEPSRTLEAQELARIAGKVPGLQNEQKRFQLEELRKFGAQFKLQPSSSPETGLDPFPSRILKEEAKGKEKEVDGLLTSDPMGSPVSSKTESILDKEDKPPLAAVGGTEGPEQLPPSCPSQTGSPPVGLIKGDDKEEGPVTEQVKKSTLNPNAKEFNPTKPLLSVNKSTSTPTSPGPRTHSTPSIPVLTAGQSGLYSPQYISYIPQIHMGPAVQAPQMYPYPVSNSVPGQQGKYRGAKGSLPPQRSDQHQPASAPPMMQAAAAAAGPPLVAATPYSSYIPYNPQQFPGQPAMMQPMAHYPSQPVFAPMLQSNPRMLTSGSHPQAIVSSSTPQYPSAEQPTPQALYATVHQSYPHHATQLHGHQPQPATTPTGSQPQSQHAAPSPVQHQAGQAPHLGSGQPQQNLYHPGALTGTPPSLPPGPSAQSPQSSFPQPAAVYAIHPHQQLPHGFTNMAHVTQAHVQTGVTAAPPPHPGAPHPPQVMLLHPPQGHGGPPQGAVPPSGVPALSASTPSPYPYIGHPQVCRVGRSHSRRRQGLAPGSVLCFPPSSLSCDPAAPLPTASPALSDPDCLLT, translated from the exons gtgtttgaaggtgtttACAATAACTCCAGGATGCTGCATTTCCTGACTGCTGTGGTG GGTTCTACTTGTGATGTAAAGGTGAAAAATGGCACCACTTATGAGGGCATTTTCAAAACCCTGAGCTCAAAG TTTGAGCTGGCAGTAGACGCTGTACACCGGAAAGCATCTGAGCCAGCAGGTGGGCCTCGGCGGGAAGACATTGTGGACACCATGGTGTTTAAACCAAGTGATGTTCTGCTTGTTCACTTCCGGAATGTTGACTTCAATTATGCTACGAAAG ACAAGTTCACTGACTCAGCCATCGCCATGAACTCTAAGGTGAACGGAGAACACAAGGAGAAGGTGCTACAACGTTGGGAGGGCGGCGACAGCAACAGCGATGACTACGATCTGGAATCTGATATG TCCAATGGATGGGATCCCAATGAGATGTTCAAATTTAACGAAGAGAACTATGGCGTAAAGACCACCTATGATAGCAGTTTATCTTCTTACAC GGTTCCCTTGGAAAAGGACAACTCAGAAGAGTTTCGGCAGCGAGAGCTGCGTGCAGCCCAGTTAGCTAGAGAGATTGAGTCAAGTCCCCAGTACCGCCTACGGATTGCCATGGAAAATGATGATGGGCGAACGGAGGAGGAGAAGCACAGCGCAGTTCAGCGGCAGGGGTCTGGGCGGGAAAGCCCCAGCTTGGTGTCCAG GGAAGGGAAGTATATCCCTCTGCCTCAACGAGTTCGGGAAGGTCCCCGGGGAGGAGTTCGATGCAGCGGCTCTCGAGGAGGGCGACCTGGTCTTAGCTCTTTGCCACCTCGTGGACCTCACCATCTTGACAATAGCAGCCCTGGCCCTGGGTCTGAGACACGTGGTATCAATGGAG GCCCTTCACGCATGTCCCCCAAGGCACAGCGCCCTTTGAGAGGTGCCAAGACTTTATCTTCGCCCAACAATAGGCCTTCTGGAGAAGCTTCTGTTCCTCCAGCACCTGCAG ctctcccttttcttccagtGGGCCGGATGTACCCTCCACGGTCTCCCAAGTCTGCTGCCCCCGCCCCGGTCTCAGCTTCCTGTCCTGAGCCTCCCATTGGTTCAGCAGTagtgtcctctgcctccatccctgTGACATCATCAGTTGTGGATCCTGGAGCAGGCTCTATTTCCCCAGCATCTCCCAAAATCTCCCTGGCCCCCACAGATG TtaaagaactctcaacaaaggagcCCAGTAGGACTTTGGAGGCCCAAGAGCTGGCCCGGATAGCTGGGAAAG TCCCTGGGCTTCAGAATGAACAGAAACGATTTCAGTTGGAAGAACTGAGGAAGTTTGGGGCCCAGTTTAAG CTGCAACCTAGTAGCTCCCCTGAGACCGGCCTGGATCCATTTCCTTCCCGGATCTTAAAAGAAGAGgccaaaggaaaggagaaggaggtggaTGGCCTATTGACTTCAGATCCCATGGGATCCCCAGTCTCCTCCAAGACAGAATCCATATTGGATAAGGAAGACAAACCACCCCTGGCAGCAGTAGGGGGTACTGAGGGGCCAGAGCAGCTACCACCGTCTTGCCCCAGCCAAACTGGCAGTCCCCCAGTAGGCCTCATCAAGGGAGATGACAAAGAGGAAGGCCCTGTTACTGA ACAAGTAAAGAAGTCTACTTTGAACCCCAATGCCAAGGAGTTCAATCCAACAAAGCCTCTGCTGTCTGTG AACAAATCTACCAGTACTCCAACTTCACCAGGGCCCCGTACTCACTCAACACCTTCCATACCGGTGCTGACAGCAGGCCAGAGTGGGCTCTACAGTCCTCAGTACATCTCATATATACCTCAGATCCACATGGGACCAGCTGTGCAG GCACCTCAGATGTATCCATATCCTGTTTCCAATTCGGTGCCTGGGCAGCAGGGCAAGTACCGGGGTGCAAAAG GCTCACTTCCCCCTCAGCGCTCAGACCAACACCAGCCAGCCTCAGCCCCTCCGATGatgcaggctgctgctgctgctgctggcccacCCCTAGTGGCTGCCACACCTTATTCCTCCTACATCCCCTACAACCCACAGCAGTTCCCAGGCCAGCCTGCCATGATGCAGCCCATGGCACACTACCCTTCACAG CCGGTCTTTGCCCCTATGCTTCAAAGTAACCCACGAATGTTGACATCTGGAAGCCACCCCCAGGCCATTGTGTCATCCTCCACTCCTCAGTACCCCTCTGCAGAGCAGCCTACCCCCCAAGCCCTCTATG CCACTGTTCACCAATCCTATCCACACCATGCCACACAGCTCCATGGCCATCAGCCACAGCCGGCTACCACACCTACTGGGAGCCAGCCACAATCCCAGCATGCGGCCCCCAGTCCTGTTCAG CACCAGGCGGGGCAGGCCCCACACCTGGGCAGTGGACAGCCACAGCAGAATCTGTACCATCCAGGGGCCCTAACAGGCACACCTCCTTCTCTACCACCGGGACCTTCTGCCCAGTCCCCTCAGAGCAGCTTTCCCCAGCCAGCTGCTGTGTATGCCATCCATCCCCACCAGCAGCTGCCCCACGGCTTCACCAACATGGCCCATGTTACCCAG GCCCATGTCCAAACTGGAGTCACAGCAGCCCCGCCCCCACACCCTGGGGCACCCCACCCGCCCCAGGTGATGCTGCTGCACCCCCCCCAGGGCCATGGGGGGCCCCCCCAAGGCGCGGTGCCCCCGAGTGGGGTGCCTGCACTCTCAGCTTCCACACCCTCACCCTACCCCTACATCGGACACCCCCAAG TATGTAGGGTGGGCAGAAGCCACAGTCGCCGCCGCCAGGGGCTTGCTCCTGGCTCTGTCCTTTGCTTCCCTCCGTCCTCGCTCAGTTGTGATCCAGCAGCCCCCCTCCccactgcctccccagctctcagtGACCCCGACTGTCTCCTGACTTAG
- the Atxn2l gene encoding ataxin-2-like protein isoform X14, translating into MLHFLTAVVGSTCDVKVKNGTTYEGIFKTLSSKFELAVDAVHRKASEPAGGPRREDIVDTMVFKPSDVLLVHFRNVDFNYATKDKFTDSAIAMNSKVNGEHKEKVLQRWEGGDSNSDDYDLESDMSNGWDPNEMFKFNEENYGVKTTYDSSLSSYTVPLEKDNSEEFRQRELRAAQLAREIESSPQYRLRIAMENDDGRTEEEKHSAVQRQGSGRESPSLVSREGKYIPLPQRVREGPRGGVRCSGSRGGRPGLSSLPPRGPHHLDNSSPGPGSETRGINGGPSRMSPKAQRPLRGAKTLSSPNNRPSGEASVPPAPAALPFLPVGRMYPPRSPKSAAPAPVSASCPEPPIGSAVVSSASIPVTSSVVDPGAGSISPASPKISLAPTDVKELSTKEPSRTLEAQELARIAGKVPGLQNEQKRFQLEELRKFGAQFKLQPSSSPETGLDPFPSRILKEEAKGKEKEVDGLLTSDPMGSPVSSKTESILDKEDKPPLAAVGGTEGPEQLPPSCPSQTGSPPVGLIKGDDKEEGPVTEQVKKSTLNPNAKEFNPTKPLLSVNKSTSTPTSPGPRTHSTPSIPVLTAGQSGLYSPQYISYIPQIHMGPAVQAPQMYPYPVSNSVPGQQGKYRGAKGSLPPQRSDQHQPASAPPMMQAAAAAAGPPLVAATPYSSYIPYNPQQFPGQPAMMQPMAHYPSQPVFAPMLQSNPRMLTSGSHPQAIVSSSTPQYPSAEQPTPQALYATVHQSYPHHATQLHGHQPQPATTPTGSQPQSQHAAPSPVQHQAGQAPHLGSGQPQQNLYHPGALTGTPPSLPPGPSAQSPQSSFPQPAAVYAIHPHQQLPHGFTNMAHVTQAHVQTGVTAAPPPHPGAPHPPQVMLLHPPQGHGGPPQGAVPPSGVPALSASTPSPYPYIGHPQVCRVGRSHSRRRQGLAPGSVLCFPPSSLSCDPAAPLPTASPALSDPDCLLT; encoded by the exons ATGCTGCATTTCCTGACTGCTGTGGTG GGTTCTACTTGTGATGTAAAGGTGAAAAATGGCACCACTTATGAGGGCATTTTCAAAACCCTGAGCTCAAAG TTTGAGCTGGCAGTAGACGCTGTACACCGGAAAGCATCTGAGCCAGCAGGTGGGCCTCGGCGGGAAGACATTGTGGACACCATGGTGTTTAAACCAAGTGATGTTCTGCTTGTTCACTTCCGGAATGTTGACTTCAATTATGCTACGAAAG ACAAGTTCACTGACTCAGCCATCGCCATGAACTCTAAGGTGAACGGAGAACACAAGGAGAAGGTGCTACAACGTTGGGAGGGCGGCGACAGCAACAGCGATGACTACGATCTGGAATCTGATATG TCCAATGGATGGGATCCCAATGAGATGTTCAAATTTAACGAAGAGAACTATGGCGTAAAGACCACCTATGATAGCAGTTTATCTTCTTACAC GGTTCCCTTGGAAAAGGACAACTCAGAAGAGTTTCGGCAGCGAGAGCTGCGTGCAGCCCAGTTAGCTAGAGAGATTGAGTCAAGTCCCCAGTACCGCCTACGGATTGCCATGGAAAATGATGATGGGCGAACGGAGGAGGAGAAGCACAGCGCAGTTCAGCGGCAGGGGTCTGGGCGGGAAAGCCCCAGCTTGGTGTCCAG GGAAGGGAAGTATATCCCTCTGCCTCAACGAGTTCGGGAAGGTCCCCGGGGAGGAGTTCGATGCAGCGGCTCTCGAGGAGGGCGACCTGGTCTTAGCTCTTTGCCACCTCGTGGACCTCACCATCTTGACAATAGCAGCCCTGGCCCTGGGTCTGAGACACGTGGTATCAATGGAG GCCCTTCACGCATGTCCCCCAAGGCACAGCGCCCTTTGAGAGGTGCCAAGACTTTATCTTCGCCCAACAATAGGCCTTCTGGAGAAGCTTCTGTTCCTCCAGCACCTGCAG ctctcccttttcttccagtGGGCCGGATGTACCCTCCACGGTCTCCCAAGTCTGCTGCCCCCGCCCCGGTCTCAGCTTCCTGTCCTGAGCCTCCCATTGGTTCAGCAGTagtgtcctctgcctccatccctgTGACATCATCAGTTGTGGATCCTGGAGCAGGCTCTATTTCCCCAGCATCTCCCAAAATCTCCCTGGCCCCCACAGATG TtaaagaactctcaacaaaggagcCCAGTAGGACTTTGGAGGCCCAAGAGCTGGCCCGGATAGCTGGGAAAG TCCCTGGGCTTCAGAATGAACAGAAACGATTTCAGTTGGAAGAACTGAGGAAGTTTGGGGCCCAGTTTAAG CTGCAACCTAGTAGCTCCCCTGAGACCGGCCTGGATCCATTTCCTTCCCGGATCTTAAAAGAAGAGgccaaaggaaaggagaaggaggtggaTGGCCTATTGACTTCAGATCCCATGGGATCCCCAGTCTCCTCCAAGACAGAATCCATATTGGATAAGGAAGACAAACCACCCCTGGCAGCAGTAGGGGGTACTGAGGGGCCAGAGCAGCTACCACCGTCTTGCCCCAGCCAAACTGGCAGTCCCCCAGTAGGCCTCATCAAGGGAGATGACAAAGAGGAAGGCCCTGTTACTGA ACAAGTAAAGAAGTCTACTTTGAACCCCAATGCCAAGGAGTTCAATCCAACAAAGCCTCTGCTGTCTGTG AACAAATCTACCAGTACTCCAACTTCACCAGGGCCCCGTACTCACTCAACACCTTCCATACCGGTGCTGACAGCAGGCCAGAGTGGGCTCTACAGTCCTCAGTACATCTCATATATACCTCAGATCCACATGGGACCAGCTGTGCAG GCACCTCAGATGTATCCATATCCTGTTTCCAATTCGGTGCCTGGGCAGCAGGGCAAGTACCGGGGTGCAAAAG GCTCACTTCCCCCTCAGCGCTCAGACCAACACCAGCCAGCCTCAGCCCCTCCGATGatgcaggctgctgctgctgctgctggcccacCCCTAGTGGCTGCCACACCTTATTCCTCCTACATCCCCTACAACCCACAGCAGTTCCCAGGCCAGCCTGCCATGATGCAGCCCATGGCACACTACCCTTCACAG CCGGTCTTTGCCCCTATGCTTCAAAGTAACCCACGAATGTTGACATCTGGAAGCCACCCCCAGGCCATTGTGTCATCCTCCACTCCTCAGTACCCCTCTGCAGAGCAGCCTACCCCCCAAGCCCTCTATG CCACTGTTCACCAATCCTATCCACACCATGCCACACAGCTCCATGGCCATCAGCCACAGCCGGCTACCACACCTACTGGGAGCCAGCCACAATCCCAGCATGCGGCCCCCAGTCCTGTTCAG CACCAGGCGGGGCAGGCCCCACACCTGGGCAGTGGACAGCCACAGCAGAATCTGTACCATCCAGGGGCCCTAACAGGCACACCTCCTTCTCTACCACCGGGACCTTCTGCCCAGTCCCCTCAGAGCAGCTTTCCCCAGCCAGCTGCTGTGTATGCCATCCATCCCCACCAGCAGCTGCCCCACGGCTTCACCAACATGGCCCATGTTACCCAG GCCCATGTCCAAACTGGAGTCACAGCAGCCCCGCCCCCACACCCTGGGGCACCCCACCCGCCCCAGGTGATGCTGCTGCACCCCCCCCAGGGCCATGGGGGGCCCCCCCAAGGCGCGGTGCCCCCGAGTGGGGTGCCTGCACTCTCAGCTTCCACACCCTCACCCTACCCCTACATCGGACACCCCCAAG TATGTAGGGTGGGCAGAAGCCACAGTCGCCGCCGCCAGGGGCTTGCTCCTGGCTCTGTCCTTTGCTTCCCTCCGTCCTCGCTCAGTTGTGATCCAGCAGCCCCCCTCCccactgcctccccagctctcagtGACCCCGACTGTCTCCTGACTTAG